One genomic window of Pseudanabaenaceae cyanobacterium SKYG29 includes the following:
- the ald gene encoding alanine dehydrogenase has translation MRIGVPKEIKDQEFRVALTPGAVGQLVAKGHQVTIERGAGAGAGFSDQDYQRQGAAIATTPEEIFAQELVLKVKEPLPQEYKWLHDRLILFTYLHLAASRELTVALLESGCSAFAYETVQLDNGQLPLLTPMSMIAGRLATQFGSHLLTKQQGGMGLLLGGIPGVRPGRVVILGGGTVGTEAAKIAVGLGARVQILDISIDRLNELSQLFGARVELLYSNPSTISEVIPAADLVIGAVLVPGQRAPVLVSRELVRQMQPGAVIVDVAVDQGGCIATVRPTSHSQPTYVEEGVLHYGVPNMPGAVPWTATQALVNATLPYVLQLAEGLDYLDRYPILKRGLNIYQKKIVHPVIAQVFPDLASWEGLSDH, from the coding sequence ATGAGAATCGGTGTCCCCAAGGAAATTAAAGACCAAGAATTTAGAGTGGCACTCACCCCAGGGGCAGTGGGACAGCTAGTAGCTAAGGGGCACCAGGTCACGATCGAGAGGGGGGCGGGGGCAGGGGCTGGTTTTAGTGACCAGGATTACCAAAGACAGGGGGCAGCAATTGCTACGACACCCGAGGAAATCTTTGCCCAGGAGTTAGTCTTGAAGGTAAAGGAACCCCTGCCCCAGGAATACAAGTGGTTGCATGATCGCCTGATTCTCTTTACCTACCTGCATCTGGCAGCGAGTCGGGAGTTAACGGTCGCTTTACTGGAGAGTGGCTGTAGTGCCTTTGCCTACGAGACGGTGCAGTTAGACAACGGGCAACTACCGCTCCTAACGCCAATGAGTATGATTGCGGGACGGTTGGCAACCCAGTTTGGCAGTCACCTCCTCACTAAGCAGCAGGGGGGTATGGGACTACTGTTGGGTGGCATTCCAGGAGTGAGACCCGGACGGGTGGTCATTTTGGGTGGGGGGACAGTCGGCACGGAAGCGGCCAAGATAGCGGTGGGTTTGGGGGCAAGGGTGCAAATTCTGGACATCAGTATCGATCGGCTCAACGAACTATCCCAGCTGTTTGGTGCGCGGGTGGAATTGTTGTACAGCAATCCCAGCACGATCAGTGAAGTCATTCCCGCGGCGGATTTGGTAATTGGGGCGGTGCTAGTGCCAGGGCAGAGAGCGCCAGTTTTGGTGTCCCGGGAATTAGTCAGGCAAATGCAGCCAGGGGCAGTGATTGTCGATGTGGCAGTAGACCAAGGGGGCTGTATTGCCACAGTTAGACCGACGAGTCACAGTCAGCCTACCTATGTAGAAGAGGGGGTTTTACACTACGGTGTACCCAATATGCCGGGGGCGGTACCCTGGACAGCAACCCAAGCCCTTGTCAATGCCACCCTTCCCTATGTTCTGCAGTTGGCAGAAGGGTTAGACTACCTCGATCGTTATCCCATCCTCAAACGGGGGTTAAACATCTATCAGAAAAAGATTGTCCATCCTGTCATTGCCCAGGTGTTTCCCGATCTTGCGAGTTGGGAGGGTCTGAGCGACCACTGA
- a CDS encoding NUDIX hydrolase produces MTTVPFVLLQNRLTYQGRKYKIRIDRLQLPNGKEGEYEYIVHPGAAMVVPVTAEGKLVMIKQYRFAVQRYLLEFPAGTLEPAEDPETTIKREIEEETGYRAHSWQKLGAFFLCPGYSDEVIHVYLAKDLEKLAEQPSGDEDEDITVQLYDREQIEDLIHSGGDCPTLVDSKSITAWHMALRYLDS; encoded by the coding sequence ATGACTACTGTGCCCTTTGTTTTATTGCAAAACCGCCTTACCTACCAGGGACGTAAATACAAAATTCGCATCGATCGGTTACAACTGCCCAACGGCAAAGAGGGGGAATACGAGTATATTGTCCATCCGGGAGCAGCCATGGTTGTACCTGTGACGGCAGAGGGCAAACTAGTGATGATCAAACAATATCGCTTTGCTGTGCAACGGTATCTCTTGGAATTTCCCGCTGGCACCCTAGAACCAGCAGAGGACCCAGAAACTACTATCAAACGAGAAATAGAAGAAGAAACGGGTTATCGTGCCCACAGTTGGCAAAAGTTAGGCGCGTTCTTCCTCTGTCCTGGTTATTCTGATGAGGTCATTCATGTCTATCTGGCAAAGGACTTAGAAAAATTGGCAGAACAACCCAGCGGCGATGAGGATGAAGACATTACAGTACAGTTATACGATCGGGAGCAGATCGAAGACCTCATTCACAGTGGGGGGGATTGCCCTACCTTAGTTGACAGTAAGAGCATCACAGCTTGGCACATGGCATTGAGGTATTTAGACAGTTAA
- a CDS encoding TldD/PmbA family protein, giving the protein MQDQLLSLLKSYSGSVDYLELRLEESESTLISFQGKELNAVDRSIGLTGGIRACYRGGWSFVTFNSLENITDRMEAAISQAQLVGKEQTQLAEVAPVVDTVKADIKDDPRGYSLKEKKELLGYYNDLLLRYDDRIQTTMTTYRDRFATTYFVNSLGTAICQERLDISGRFGVVARNGVVRQGFESLHSRSDYGVLRHKEEVVLAAAKRAIEQLEAKPVKGGQYTVILDPYLAGVFIHEAFGHLSEADFVYENPRLQEILTLGKPIANPALNVVDDATLPDLPGTMNYDDEGVPGQRKYLIKEGILTQRLHNLETAGKMQEAPTGNARVLNASYPPIVRMTNTAIEAGSYSFADMVKDIDLGVYAIKMLGGQTNGEMFTFAAAAGYMIRNGEIAEPVSDITLSGNVFQTLKDIDAIGNDTQFAYGGCGKADQIGLPVSVGGPHVRIRNVVVGGR; this is encoded by the coding sequence ATGCAAGACCAACTACTGTCCCTGCTCAAATCCTATAGTGGCTCTGTGGATTACTTAGAATTACGCTTGGAAGAAAGTGAATCTACGCTTATTTCCTTTCAAGGTAAAGAACTCAATGCCGTCGATCGTTCTATAGGTCTGACTGGTGGTATTCGTGCCTGTTATCGGGGGGGCTGGAGTTTTGTAACATTTAACAGTCTGGAGAATATCACCGATCGGATGGAAGCTGCTATCAGCCAAGCTCAGTTGGTAGGCAAAGAACAAACCCAGCTGGCAGAAGTTGCACCCGTGGTGGATACGGTGAAGGCAGATATTAAGGATGACCCCAGGGGCTACAGTCTAAAAGAGAAGAAGGAATTGCTCGGCTATTACAATGATTTGCTGTTGCGGTATGACGATCGCATCCAAACGACGATGACTACTTACCGCGATCGCTTTGCCACTACTTATTTTGTGAATTCTTTGGGTACAGCTATTTGTCAAGAACGCTTGGATATATCGGGACGGTTTGGTGTGGTTGCCCGCAATGGAGTGGTCAGACAGGGATTTGAGTCCTTGCACTCCCGCTCGGACTACGGTGTGTTGCGTCATAAAGAAGAGGTGGTGCTAGCAGCGGCAAAAAGAGCGATCGAGCAACTAGAGGCTAAACCTGTAAAAGGGGGACAATACACGGTCATTCTTGATCCCTATCTGGCAGGGGTGTTTATCCATGAAGCCTTTGGTCATCTGTCAGAAGCGGATTTTGTCTATGAAAACCCTCGTCTCCAGGAAATTCTCACCCTAGGCAAACCGATCGCTAATCCTGCTCTGAACGTAGTTGATGATGCCACCCTACCCGACCTGCCAGGCACCATGAACTATGACGATGAAGGAGTACCAGGACAACGGAAGTATCTAATTAAAGAGGGTATTCTCACCCAAAGGTTACATAACCTAGAGACGGCGGGCAAGATGCAAGAAGCCCCCACAGGCAACGCCAGAGTGTTGAATGCCTCCTATCCCCCCATTGTGCGTATGACTAACACAGCGATCGAGGCTGGGTCTTACAGCTTTGCCGATATGGTGAAAGATATTGACCTTGGTGTCTATGCTATCAAGATGCTGGGGGGACAGACAAATGGGGAGATGTTTACCTTTGCGGCGGCAGCTGGCTATATGATTCGCAATGGCGAAATTGCCGAACCTGTGAGCGATATTACCTTGAGTGGTAACGTCTTCCAAACTTTGAAGGATATTGATGCCATCGGCAACGACACCCAATTTGCCTACGGCGGCTGCGGTAAGGCTGATCAAATCGGTCTGCCAGTGAGTGTGGGCGGTCCCCATGTGCGCATTCGCAATGTTGTAGTCGGCGGTAGATGA
- a CDS encoding methyl-accepting chemotaxis protein, whose protein sequence is MLTENKPEVVDITAGVLKPGQSRPEPSSPGGLRKFFSSIRNKASAFTVGVTLVLITTAAASVYAFVSYELEQIILQSQRAQARDDGEKLELVIKERLADFQPLSRLRLFRVESVSKSLTVQQKAQALQDFVDGSEGGFVSLQFIDTSGNPQFYSKNVIPRNHSQESYFQKALANEKPILEVRFTKNKDNPQAEIYIARLVRNWNQEVVGILLGSVNPKVLDDQLIRLKESDRKDYLVVEEKGNILVSSRSELVGKPVTEIIPTWESLAKNSSLKFLGEWAVGTPYQLRGDLGWSLAIITKESEVFAPLYRMQLLFILGTIGATITVTVAISYAVDRFIQPLLAATEVVKLLGAGNLDARVAVKGEDELAVLGQNINSLAEQLKELLEEKEKEVERIEIARQEARLEAEQLAREQQEAKEFLQKRALELLLEVDPVSRGDLTVRAKVTPDEIGTIADSYNAIIRSLRQIVQQVQVTAASVFATSQENEESIRGIVEEYLEQVQGLKTSTYILSELAASSKGVTDRARMAQEQVEMATTVVAEGDQAMNRTVEGISSIRETVSETAKKVKRLGEASQKISKVVNLISEFASQTNLLALNAAIEAARAGEAGRGFGVVADEVRSLAEQSATATAEIEQLVEEIQTQTREVVVAMEEGTDQVVEGTKLVEESRQKLQQIAAVSKQIGQLVREIASAATEQLTTSQKVQKTVEAVYKIAEETAQKSESVADSFSRLLELAQSLQEATKQFKV, encoded by the coding sequence ATGCTCACCGAAAACAAGCCCGAAGTCGTTGATATTACTGCAGGTGTACTCAAGCCTGGTCAATCTAGACCCGAACCCAGCTCCCCAGGTGGGCTGAGGAAATTTTTTAGTAGTATCCGCAACAAAGCTAGTGCCTTCACGGTGGGCGTTACCCTAGTTCTAATTACTACTGCTGCTGCTAGTGTATACGCATTTGTATCCTATGAGCTAGAACAAATTATCCTGCAGAGCCAGAGGGCACAAGCTAGGGATGATGGCGAAAAGCTAGAGTTGGTAATTAAAGAACGGCTAGCAGACTTCCAACCCTTGTCGCGCTTGCGTCTGTTTCGTGTAGAGTCCGTCAGTAAATCTCTAACAGTTCAGCAAAAGGCCCAGGCACTGCAGGACTTCGTGGATGGTTCGGAAGGTGGATTTGTTTCCCTGCAATTCATTGACACTAGCGGTAACCCTCAATTCTACAGCAAAAATGTTATCCCTAGGAACCACAGCCAGGAGAGCTATTTCCAAAAAGCATTGGCAAACGAAAAGCCAATCCTAGAAGTCAGATTTACTAAGAATAAAGATAACCCACAGGCGGAGATTTATATTGCCAGGCTAGTGAGGAATTGGAATCAAGAGGTAGTCGGCATTTTACTGGGGTCAGTTAATCCCAAGGTTTTGGATGATCAACTAATACGTCTGAAAGAGAGTGACAGGAAAGACTATTTGGTGGTAGAGGAAAAGGGCAACATTTTGGTATCCTCTCGTTCAGAGCTGGTGGGCAAGCCAGTGACAGAGATCATTCCCACCTGGGAGAGCTTAGCAAAAAACTCTTCCCTCAAGTTCTTGGGAGAATGGGCAGTGGGTACTCCCTATCAGTTACGGGGAGACTTAGGCTGGTCCTTAGCAATTATTACTAAAGAAAGTGAGGTTTTTGCTCCTCTATACCGCATGCAGTTGCTTTTTATTTTGGGTACTATAGGGGCGACTATTACTGTAACAGTAGCTATTTCCTATGCGGTGGATAGATTCATCCAGCCCTTGTTAGCAGCAACGGAAGTGGTAAAATTGCTTGGAGCAGGTAACTTGGATGCTAGGGTTGCAGTAAAAGGGGAAGACGAACTAGCAGTCCTCGGTCAAAATATCAACAGTCTGGCGGAACAGCTGAAGGAGTTGTTAGAAGAGAAAGAGAAAGAAGTAGAACGGATAGAAATTGCCCGCCAAGAAGCAAGACTAGAGGCAGAACAACTGGCAAGAGAACAACAGGAGGCAAAAGAGTTTTTGCAAAAACGTGCTTTGGAACTCCTGCTGGAAGTTGACCCTGTCAGTAGGGGGGACTTGACAGTGCGGGCAAAGGTAACTCCCGATGAGATTGGCACGATCGCTGACTCCTACAATGCAATCATTCGCAGTCTGCGGCAGATTGTGCAGCAAGTGCAAGTAACAGCGGCTTCGGTATTTGCCACTTCCCAGGAAAACGAGGAGTCGATCAGAGGAATTGTGGAAGAGTATCTGGAACAGGTACAGGGTTTGAAAACATCAACCTATATTCTGTCAGAACTAGCTGCTTCCAGCAAAGGGGTGACCGATCGGGCACGGATGGCACAGGAGCAAGTAGAAATGGCGACTACAGTGGTGGCAGAGGGCGACCAAGCCATGAATCGAACAGTGGAGGGTATCTCGTCCATTCGGGAGACGGTTTCAGAGACAGCGAAGAAGGTAAAACGACTGGGGGAAGCCTCCCAGAAGATTTCCAAGGTGGTGAACCTGATCAGTGAGTTCGCCTCTCAGACTAATTTGCTAGCTCTGAATGCCGCGATCGAGGCAGCACGGGCAGGGGAAGCAGGACGTGGTTTTGGTGTTGTTGCCGATGAAGTGCGGAGTCTGGCAGAACAGTCAGCCACAGCGACGGCGGAAATTGAACAACTGGTGGAAGAGATTCAAACCCAAACCAGAGAGGTAGTAGTGGCAATGGAAGAGGGGACGGATCAGGTAGTAGAGGGAACAAAATTGGTAGAAGAGTCCCGGCAAAAATTGCAACAAATTGCGGCAGTCAGTAAGCAGATTGGACAACTAGTCAGAGAGATTGCCTCAGCAGCCACAGAGCAGTTAACCACATCCCAGAAGGTGCAAAAGACAGTGGAAGCTGTATATAAGATTGCCGAAGAGACAGCGCAAAAATCTGAGAGTGTAGCAGACTCCTTTAGTAGGTTGTTAGAACTGGCGCAATCTTTACAGGAAGCGACTAAACAGTTCAAGGTCTAG
- a CDS encoding branched-chain amino acid ABC transporter permease, with protein sequence MGEFFRTYSFLFVSVFGEFFRTYSFLFVSVFLGAILGLSLYLPLMGGQLSLATPGFYSIGGYTAAILSTRIFPQSSPFPLVYVLVEILLGGVLAGLSALLVGIPSLRLRGIYFAIATIAFVEVLRVLALTLDITGKAIGISNIPQPFDNTLGYLWLVLPLLTAAIAMTIYIEKARMGRALRAIRSDEIAAQAVGINSNYYKIFSFTLGAILAGVAGAISAHFLNTWNPRQGSFDSSITQLAFVIIGGSRSVWGPVLGGIFLTALPEILRQLGGVTFFPPFLSQFFREGRLIIFGLLLILGSIYFPQGLVRPQPRP encoded by the coding sequence ATGGGGGAGTTTTTTCGTACCTACAGCTTTTTGTTTGTCTCTGTATTTGGGGAGTTTTTTCGTACCTACAGCTTTTTGTTTGTCTCTGTATTTTTGGGTGCAATTTTGGGGCTGTCCCTCTACCTACCCCTCATGGGGGGTCAACTATCCTTAGCCACACCTGGTTTCTACAGCATCGGGGGTTACACAGCCGCTATTTTATCTACCAGAATTTTCCCCCAATCCTCTCCCTTTCCCCTTGTCTATGTCTTAGTAGAAATTTTGTTGGGGGGGGTTCTAGCAGGACTATCTGCTCTATTAGTTGGTATACCCTCCTTAAGATTAAGGGGAATTTACTTTGCCATTGCCACGATCGCTTTTGTGGAAGTTTTGCGTGTGTTAGCTCTTACCTTAGACATTACAGGCAAAGCTATAGGTATCAGCAATATTCCCCAGCCCTTTGACAATACATTGGGTTATTTGTGGTTAGTATTACCGCTCCTGACAGCAGCGATCGCTATGACAATTTATATAGAGAAAGCAAGGATGGGTAGGGCACTAAGAGCAATCCGATCGGATGAAATTGCTGCCCAGGCAGTGGGTATCAACAGCAACTACTATAAGATATTTTCTTTCACCTTGGGGGCAATTCTGGCAGGTGTAGCAGGGGCAATCAGCGCCCATTTTTTGAACACTTGGAATCCCCGCCAGGGTAGTTTTGACAGCAGTATTACCCAACTTGCCTTTGTGATTATTGGTGGCTCCCGCAGTGTCTGGGGTCCCGTGCTGGGGGGTATATTTTTGACCGCCCTCCCCGAAATTTTGCGCCAGCTTGGTGGTGTAACTTTCTTCCCTCCCTTTCTCAGTCAGTTTTTCCGCGAAGGCAGACTAATTATCTTTGGTTTGTTGCTAATACTGGGCAGCATTTATTTCCCCCAGGGCTTAGTCCGACCACAACCTAGACCTTGA